In Serinus canaria isolate serCan28SL12 chromosome 5, serCan2020, whole genome shotgun sequence, the following proteins share a genomic window:
- the SVIP gene encoding small VCP/p97-interacting protein, with the protein MGQCLPCMGGAVKDVVETPDPEVKRRQLAEAAEKRQMEASSRGIKNVSSVEQKKKKQEEIERRMAASRPGGEGGLRWQVG; encoded by the exons ATggggcagtgcctgccctgcaTGGGGGGCGCCGTCAAGGACGTGGTGGAGACGCCGGACCCG GAAGTAAAAAGAAGACAACTAGCAGAAGCCGCAGAAAAGAGGCAGATGGAG GCTTCCTCTCGAGGTATTAAGAATGTTTCCTCTgtagagcagaagaaaaagaagcaggagGAAATAGAAAGAAGAATGGCAGCTTCACGTcctgggggagaaggaggacTGAGA tgGCAGGTTGGATAA